Within Gammaproteobacteria bacterium, the genomic segment CCATTCATTTTCACCGGTGCGCGTAATGATGATGACTGTCATCACGGGTGCGTCACCGATGATAGCAAAGAGTCGTCCACCCACCTTCAGACGATCAGCATAGGCATGAGGGTAAAGTGGCAGTGAACCTGTAATTGCAATCACGTCATAGGGCGCGTTGGTATCCCAATCGGTGGCGGCATCACCCGTTTCTAAGGTCGCATTATTAATCGCCTGTTTTTGCAAACGATCAGCAGCGATTTCAGTAAATTCGGGGATGATATCAACACTTGTGACATGCTGGCCTGATTTAGCGAGCAGTGCGGTGACATAACCGCTGCCAGTACCGACTTCTAAAATATTATCGTTAAGCTGAATATCGAGTGCCTGTATCATGCGGGCTTCAACGCGAGGTGGCATCATCTCTTCACCATGGCCTAATGGCAAGCTGGTGTCTGTGTAGGCCAAAGCTTCATGTTCTTGTGAAACGAATAGTTCGCGTGGAGTGGTATCCAACAGATCCAGAACGGTAGGTTCAAGCA encodes:
- a CDS encoding protein-L-isoaspartate O-methyltransferase — encoded protein: MSLAQARYNMIEQQIRPWHVLEPTVLDLLDTTPRELFVSQEHEALAYTDTSLPLGHGEEMMPPRVEARMIQALDIQLNDNILEVGTGSGYVTALLAKSGQHVTSVDIIPEFTEIAADRLQKQAINNATLETGDAATDWDTNAPYDVIAITGSLPLYPHAYADRLKVGGRLFAIIGDAPVMTVIIITRTGENEWEREDQYETELKPLKNAPQPESRFKF